From one Thalassospira lucentensis genomic stretch:
- a CDS encoding diaminobutyrate--2-oxoglutarate transaminase has translation MNNTDMSRTVSEAVLSRFKALAEDTPDPLAAFVYDLEALKNHVNQVMSALPKGVELYYAIKANSETEILETIAPLVDGFEISSGGEIARIANCSLTKPFVFSGPGKLTSDMESAIRKGVEFIHVESIHELGLLDAAARKLGKTQNILIRINPALPENMQTKLSMAGTATPFGIEEARLPEVIALAENCPNLQLKGFHIHAMSHQTDCRRHQTLIDFYLGKWPEWKSLTRDPGTLTHLNVGGGIGVNYTEAQQFDWTGFCRHLEDSLRKTENPPQIRLEPGRFITAFCGYYGIEVLDIKESHARRFLVCRGGTHQFRLPAAQNHNHPVLHFPDALSRPGNSPAQSGIFDIVGQLCTPKDVLSRDRELENVKVGSLLVLPMAGAYGFNISHVDFLCHPKPLIDFIPVGPKSQTTGTAHTTRDYTAIEVSNTDLLQQQANRESSARTYPRRFPLAIRHAKGLTVTDMDGKEYIDCLAGAGTLALGHNHNVVTDAIREMIDANVPLHTLDITTATKEAFIDELLVCLPANFSRDARVHFCGPTGADGVEAAIKLAKIATGRSTILSFQGGYHGSTHATMSLSGNLHQKGALEGLVPNVHFMPYPYDYRCPFGLGGRAGEKAGLNFIRSVLGDPESGVTKPAAIILEAVQGEGGAIPAPDDWLKELRQLTLEHDVLLIIDEVQTGFGRTGKLFAFEHSGITPDIVVMSKAVGGGLPLSVIAYHRKYDKWQPGAHIGTFRGNQLAMAAGRNTLRYIRENDLAGHAAAIGQQLASALRNLQTAFPQIGDVRGRGLMLGVEMIEDRTSDIQGYPKADPALARSVQKSCFDRGLILEVGGRHSAVLRFLPPLIISNAEMLKIIDIFSDAIAENCAQRTLNVAE, from the coding sequence ATGAATAACACAGACATGTCCAGGACCGTCAGCGAAGCCGTGCTGAGCCGTTTCAAAGCGCTGGCCGAGGATACACCCGATCCTCTTGCCGCTTTTGTCTATGACCTGGAGGCACTGAAAAACCACGTAAATCAGGTCATGTCCGCGCTGCCCAAAGGGGTGGAACTTTACTATGCCATCAAAGCCAACAGCGAAACGGAAATTCTCGAAACCATTGCGCCACTGGTTGACGGGTTTGAAATTTCCTCGGGCGGGGAAATTGCCCGTATCGCGAATTGCAGCCTGACAAAGCCTTTCGTCTTTTCCGGACCGGGCAAGCTGACATCGGATATGGAATCCGCGATCAGAAAGGGCGTGGAATTCATTCATGTCGAAAGCATACATGAACTCGGCCTGCTGGATGCTGCCGCCCGTAAACTCGGCAAAACCCAGAATATCCTGATCCGCATCAATCCGGCCTTGCCCGAAAACATGCAGACAAAGCTGTCAATGGCCGGAACCGCAACGCCGTTTGGCATCGAAGAAGCCAGACTGCCCGAAGTAATCGCACTGGCGGAAAACTGCCCGAACCTTCAACTGAAGGGGTTCCACATTCATGCAATGTCTCATCAGACAGACTGCAGGCGTCATCAGACCCTGATCGATTTTTATCTGGGAAAATGGCCCGAATGGAAATCCCTGACACGCGATCCTGGCACCCTGACGCATCTCAATGTCGGTGGCGGTATCGGCGTCAATTACACTGAAGCTCAGCAATTCGACTGGACCGGCTTCTGCCGGCATCTTGAAGACAGCTTGCGCAAAACCGAAAACCCGCCCCAAATCCGGCTGGAACCGGGGCGGTTCATCACCGCTTTTTGCGGATATTACGGAATTGAGGTTCTCGATATCAAGGAAAGCCACGCCCGTCGTTTCCTTGTATGCCGCGGCGGAACCCATCAATTCAGACTGCCTGCTGCCCAGAACCATAATCATCCTGTTCTTCACTTCCCTGATGCGTTGTCACGCCCGGGAAACAGTCCGGCCCAGTCGGGTATATTCGACATTGTCGGCCAATTATGCACGCCCAAGGATGTGCTAAGCCGGGACCGGGAACTGGAAAACGTAAAGGTCGGCAGCCTGCTGGTTCTGCCAATGGCGGGTGCTTATGGTTTTAACATTTCACATGTCGATTTTCTTTGTCACCCCAAACCCCTGATCGACTTCATCCCGGTCGGGCCGAAGTCACAGACGACAGGAACCGCTCACACAACAAGGGACTACACGGCAATAGAAGTCAGCAACACCGATCTGTTGCAGCAACAGGCAAACCGTGAATCCAGTGCTCGTACCTATCCCCGCAGGTTCCCTCTTGCCATCCGGCATGCAAAGGGGCTGACCGTGACGGATATGGATGGCAAGGAATATATCGACTGTCTTGCCGGCGCAGGAACGCTGGCACTCGGACACAATCATAATGTTGTCACCGATGCCATCCGGGAAATGATCGATGCCAACGTGCCGCTGCATACCCTTGATATCACAACCGCCACGAAAGAAGCGTTCATTGACGAACTGCTCGTTTGCCTGCCCGCAAACTTCTCACGCGATGCGCGCGTACATTTCTGCGGGCCGACCGGCGCAGATGGTGTCGAGGCCGCGATCAAGCTGGCAAAAATTGCGACTGGTCGCAGTACTATCCTGTCTTTCCAGGGAGGATATCATGGCAGCACCCACGCAACCATGAGCCTGAGCGGCAACCTGCACCAGAAGGGAGCACTGGAAGGGTTGGTGCCCAATGTCCATTTCATGCCTTACCCCTATGATTATCGCTGCCCCTTCGGGCTCGGCGGCAGGGCCGGCGAAAAAGCCGGTCTCAATTTCATCCGTTCTGTCCTTGGCGATCCGGAAAGCGGCGTCACCAAACCGGCAGCCATCATTCTGGAAGCTGTTCAGGGGGAAGGCGGTGCCATCCCTGCCCCGGATGACTGGCTAAAAGAATTGCGCCAGCTCACATTGGAACACGACGTACTTCTGATCATTGACGAGGTGCAGACCGGCTTCGGACGCACCGGAAAACTTTTCGCCTTCGAGCATTCCGGCATCACACCCGATATCGTTGTGATGTCCAAGGCTGTCGGCGGCGGTTTGCCATTATCTGTTATCGCCTATCACAGGAAATACGATAAATGGCAACCCGGCGCCCATATCGGAACCTTCCGCGGTAATCAGCTTGCCATGGCCGCAGGCAGAAACACCTTGCGCTACATTCGCGAGAATGATCTTGCCGGGCACGCTGCGGCTATCGGCCAGCAACTTGCATCCGCCCTTCGAAACCTTCAGACAGCCTTCCCGCAAATTGGCGATGTTCGCGGGCGCGGCTTGATGCTGGGCGTGGAGATGATCGAGGATCGCACATCGGATATCCAGGGCTATCCGAAAGCAGATCCGGCTCTCGCCCGGTCCGTTCAAAAATCCTGCTTTGATCGAGGCCTTATCCTTGAGGTCGGAGGACGCCATTCCGCCGTTCTGCGGTTCCTGCCGCCTCTGATCATCAGCAATGCCGAAATGTTGAAAATCATCGACATCTTCAGCGATGCAATCGCCGAAAACTGCGCACAACGGACACTTAACGTTGCAGAATAA